The Musa acuminata AAA Group cultivar baxijiao chromosome BXJ1-3, Cavendish_Baxijiao_AAA, whole genome shotgun sequence genome window below encodes:
- the LOC135632542 gene encoding uncharacterized protein LOC135632542, with product MASEAKPSAVRAVRKLMGAGASAILGRGFNSSKCKTEAKMATARIKLLRNKREAQVRQMRRDVAMLLESGRDETARIRVEHVIREQNVMAANEIIELFCELLVARLPIIAKQRICPPDLKEGISSLIYASPRCSEIPELSRIVHMFEKKYGKDFVSAATDLRPESGVNCMLIEKLSVRKPTGEIKLKVLKEIAKEYRVTWDAAESEQELLKPPEEALEGPCTFTSGASFPAKPTLPLHDIQPNEPYIRPNNNREGSILQFNDPMSAAQAAAESAEKAIQAAQAAAHLANQNSHSFDQPTQMDTLICNLNKFNQPERLQRQSLSSCQPYGTNDLSENEVKPPGKFFNSQSFNCSNNMDDDSMDTVNLDEKRILRRNSCTTHTAHSDIKFDDSDGLESDTDEELEMDSPPLESHRPPSRPPPVLPSQQVHSEESYADSHQESSKKNSGTC from the exons ATGGCTTCGGAGGCCAAACCGTCGGCCGTTCGAGCGGTCCGGAAGCTGATGGGAGCGGGCGCATCCGCCATCCTCGGCCGCGGCTTCAACTCCTCGAAATG CAAGACGGAGGCGAAGATGGCGACGGCGCGGATAAAGCTGCTGCGGAACAAGCGGGAGGCGCAGGTGCGGCAGATGCGGCGCGACGTTGCCATGCTTCTCGAATCCGGCCGCGACGAGACCGCTCGCATCAGA GTTGAGCATGTTATTAGAGAACAAAATGTTATGGCAGCCAATgagatcattgaacttttctgtgagCTATTAGTGGCTCGCCTTCCTATCATTGCAAAACAAAG GATTTGCCCACCAGATTTGAAAGAAGGTATTTCAAGCTTGATATATGCTTCACCAAGGTGCTCAGAAATTCCGGAACTTAGCAGAATTGTTCATATGTTTGAAAAGAAATATGGAAAAGATTTTGTATCTGCTGCAACAGATCTACGACCTGAGTCTGGTGTAAACTGCATG CTTATTGAGAAGTTATCAGTCAGGAAGCCAACTGGTGAAATTAAGCTGAAAGTCCTCAAGGAAATAGCAAAGGAGTATCGGGTTACGTGGGATGCGGCAGAGTCTGAGCAGGAGCTTCTCAAACCTCCAGAGGAAGCTTTA GAAGGACCATGCACCTTCACTAGTGGTGCAAGCTTCCCTGCTAAACCTACATTGCCACTACATGACATACAACCAAACGAACCTTACATCAG GCCTAACAACAACAGAGAAGGTTCTATTTTGCAATTCAATGATCCCATGTCGGCTGCTCAAGCTGCTGCAGAGTCTGCAGAGAAAGCAATTCAGGCTGCACAAGCTGCAGCTCATCTTGCCAATCAGAATTCTCATTCATTTGATCAGCCAACGCAAATGGACACCTTGATATGCAATCTCAACAAATTTAATCAGCCAGAGAGACTGCAGAGACAGTCTCTCAGTTCTTGTCAACCATATGGAACAAATGATCTTTCGGAAAATGAAGTCAAGCCCCCAGGAAAGTTTTTCAATTCACAGAGTTTCAATTGTTCAAACAATATGGATGATGACAGCATGGATACTGTCAACCTGGATGAGAAAAGAATACTGAGGAGGAACAGCTGCACAACACATACTGCACATTCAGACATAAAGTTTGATGATTCAGATGGACTCGAATCGGATACCGATGAAGAACTTGAGATGGATTCACCTCCTCTGGAGAGTCATCGCCCACCAAGTAGGCCTCCTCCTGTGTTGCCTTCGCAACAGGTTCATTCTGAAGAATCATATGCTGATAGTCACCAAGAGTCATCAAAGAAAAACTCAG
- the LOC135638050 gene encoding endochitinase-like, whose translation MLKHRNDAACPGKGFYTYNAFITAANSFGGFGTTGDDATKKREIAAFFAQTSHETTGGWPTAPDGPYAWGYCFISERNPPKDYCVANSQWPCAAGKKYYGRGPIQISYNYNYGPAGKAIGSDLLKNPDLVATDATISFKTALWFWMTTQSPKPSCHDVITGSWKPTNADRAAGRLPGYGVITNIINGGLECGKGSDSSVADRIGFYKKYCDLLGVSYGDNLDCYNQRPFT comes from the exons ATGTTGAAGCATCGCAACGACGCAGCCTGCCCCGGCAAGGGCTTCTACACGTACAACGCCTTCATCACCGCCGCCAACTCCTTCGGCGGGTTCGGGACGACCGGCGACGACGCCACGAAGAAGAGGGAGATCGCGGCTTTCTTCGCGCAGACGTCTCACGAGACGACAG GTGGGTGGCCGACGGCGCCCGATGGCCCGTACGCGTGGGGTTACTGCTTCATCAGTGAACGGAACCCCCCAAAGGACTACTGCGTCGCCAACTCGCAGTGGCCGTGCGCTGCAGGCAAGAAATACTACGGCCGAGGCCCCATCCAAATCTCATA CAACTACAACTACGGGCCGGCCGGGAAAGCCATCGGCTCCGACCTACTCAAGAACCCAGACCTGGTGGCCACCGACGCGACCATCTCCTTCAAGACGGCTCTGTGGTTCTGGATGACTACTCAGTCGCCCAAGCCGTCGTGCCACGACGTGATAACCGGGAGTTGGAAGCCAACCAACGCCGACCGGGCGGCCGGAAGGCTTCCGGGCTACGGTGTCATCACCAACATCATCAATGGAGGGTTGGAGTGCGGGAAAGGGTCCGATTCCAGTGTGGCGGATAGGATCGGCTTCTACAAGAAGTACTGCGACTTGCTGGGGGTGAGCTACGGAGACAACTTGGACTGCTACAACCAGAGACCCTTTACTTAG
- the LOC135632579 gene encoding uncharacterized protein LOC135632579 has protein sequence MGNGDHHRNQIAAAAAHASKWTERRPVLGLLSGLLLLAGLLALSCSRGAPPFSLSPLRSLPIFRPGEPLRSSSDGDTAPMTEEGRRKRELDRSRIAICLVGGARRFELTGPSIIRYLLDDFPNADLFLHTPLDKDSYKLSLLNGAPRIAAVRIFTQRPIPTTESQERVLTANGSPNGIQGLLQYFNLVEGCLRMIKSHESNGNFTYDWIVRTRVDGYWSGPVDVKAFRKGAYVVPSGSRFGGLNDRFGIGDRATSEFALSRLSLIPRLDAAGCRQLNSESAFKAQLAISKVRCEEIRVPFCVMSDRRYEFPPSRYGVPVAAMRSKGPLSGAKCRPCEPVCAGQCAAEVGAVLDRGWSWTEWRNDSMQLCDASDGWAPGWANMFDQFAGPELAAARNRVVALDMATCVDDLETMRKKAGKWDAPAADEICKLGVLLTRTNSTVL, from the exons ATGGGGAACGGCGACCACCACCGCAACCAGATTGCCGCGGCAGCCGCCCACGCCTCGAAGTGGACGGAGCGGCGGCCGGTGCTGGGCCTTCTCTCCGGTCTCCTCCTCCTCGCTGGCCTACTCGCCTTGTCCTGCTCCCGCGGCGCCCCGCCGTTCTCCCTCTCCCCTCTCAGATCCCTCCCCATCTTCCGCCCCGGCGAGCCCCTCCGCTCCTCCTCCGACGGAGACACCGCGCCGATGACCGAGGAGGGGAGGCGGAAGCGGGAGCTCGACCGGAGCAGGATCGCGATATGCCTCGTGGGCGGGGCGCGGCGGTTCGAGCTGACGGGGCCGTCCATCATCAGGTACCTGCTCGACGACTTCCCCAACGCGGACCTCTTCCTCCACACCCCACTCGACAAGGACTCGTACAAGCTCTCGCTACTCAATGGCGCGCCGAGGATCGCCGCCGTGCGCATCTTCACGCAGAGGCCGATCCCGACGACCGAGTCGCAAGAGAGGGTGCTTACAGCCAACGGCTCGCCCAACGGAATCCAG GGTCTGTTGCAGTACTTCAACCTGGTGGAAGGTTGCCTGAGGATGATCAAGTCGCACGAATCTAACGGCAACTTCACCTACGATTGGATCGTCCGCACACGCGTCGACGGTTACTGGTCCGGCCCGGTCGACGTGAAGGCCTTCCGCAAAGGCGCCTACGTCGTCCCCTCCGGCTCCCGGTTCGGTGGCCTCAACGACCGGTTCGGCATCGGCGACCGTGCCACCTCCGAGTTCGCCCTTTCCCGCCTTTCCCTTATCCCTCGCCTCGACGCCGCCGGGTGCCGGCAGCTCAACTCGGAGTCGGCCTTCAAAGCGCAGCTGGCGATCTCGAAGGTGCGGTGTGAGGAGATTCGAGTTCCTTTTTGCGTGATGAGCGACCGGAGGTACGAGTTCCCGCCGAGCCGGTACGGCGTGCCGGTGGCAGCGATGCGGAGCAAGGGGCCGCTGAGCGGGGCCAAGTGCCGGCCGTGCGAGCCGGTGTGCGCCGGGCAGTGCGCGGCCGAGGTGGGGGCGGTGCTGGACCGCGGGTGGAGCTGGACCGAGTGGCGCAACGACAGCATGCAGTTGTGCGACGCCAGCGACGGGTGGGCTCCGGGGTGGGCGAACATGTTCGACCAATTTGCAGGGCCCGAGCTGGCGGCAGCGCGGAATAGGGTGGTGGCGCTGGATATGGCGACATGCGTAGACGACTTGGAGACCATGAGGAAGAAGGCGGGGAAATGGGATGCGCCGGCGGCGGACGAGATCTGCAAGCTGGGCGTATTATTAACCCGTACAAACTCGACGGTTTTGTAG
- the LOC135632562 gene encoding endochitinase-like: protein MKALLLVIFTLASSLGAFAEQCGRQAGGALCPDGLCCSQYGWCGNTDPYCDKDCQSQCGGSGGGSVASIISSSLFEQMLKHRNDAACPGKGFYTYTAFIAAANYFSGFGTTGDDTARKREIAAFLAQTSHETTGGWATAPDGPYAWGYCFVQEQNPSSDYCVASSQWPCAAGKKYYGRGPIQISFNYNYGPAGRAIGSDLLNNPDLVATDATISFKTALWFWMTPQSPKPSCHDVITGRWTPSDADRAAGRLPGYGVTTNIINGGLECGKGYDARVADRIGFYKRYCDLLGVSYGDNLDCYNQSPFASTAGTATI, encoded by the exons ATGAAGGCCTTGTTGTTGGTCATCTTTACCCTGGCCTCGTCGCTCGGCGCCTTCGCCGAGCAATGCGGAAGGCAAGCCGGGGGGGCTCTCTGCCCCGACGGGCTGTGCTGTAGCCAGTACGGCTGGTGCGGTAACACGGATCCATACTGCGACAAAGATTGCCAGAGCCAATGCGGCGGTAGCGGCGGTGGCAGCGTGGCCTCGATCATCAGCTCCTCCCTCTTCGAGCAGATGCTGAAGCATCGCAACGACGCAGCCTGCCCCGGCAAGGGCTTCTACACGTACACCGCCTTCATCGCCGCCGCCAACTACTTCAGCGGGTTCGGGACGACCGGCGACGACACCGCGAGGAAGAGGGAGATCGCGGCTTTCTTGGCGCAGACGTCTCACGAGACGACAG GTGGGTGGGCGACGGCTCCCGATGGTCCGTACGCGTGGGGTTACTGCTTCGTCCAGGAACAGAACCCCTCATCGGACTACTGCGTCGCCAGCTCGCAGTGGCCGTGCGCTGCAGGCAAGAAGTACTACGGCCGAGGCCCCATCCAAATCTCATT CAACTACAACTACGGGCCGGCCGGGAGAGCCATCGGCTCCGACCTGCTCAACAACCCAGACCTGGTGGCCACTGACGCGACCATCTCCTTCAAGACGGCTCTGTGGTTCTGGATGACTCCTCAGTCGCCCAAGCCGTCGTGCCACGACGTGATAACCGGGAGGTGGACGCCATCCGACGCCGACCGGGCGGCCGGAAGGCTTCCGGGCTACGGTGTCACCACCAACATCATCAATGGAGGGTTGGAGTGCGGGAAAGGGTACGATGCCAGGGTGGCGGATAGGATCGGCTTCTACAAGAGGTACTGCGACTTGCTGGGGGTGAGCTACGGAGACAACTTGGACTGCTACAACCAGAGTCCCTTTGCTTCTACAGCAGGTACAGCCACAATCTAG
- the LOC135632570 gene encoding endochitinase-like: MKALLLVIFTLASSLGAFAEQCGRQAGGALCPGGLCCSQFGWCGNTDPYCGKDCQSQCGGSGGSGGGSGGSVGSIISSSLFEQMLKHRNDAACPGKGFYTYNAFIAAANSFSGFGTTGDDATKKREIAAFLAQTSHETTGGWATAPDGPYAWGYCFVQEQNPPSDYCVASSQWPCAAGKKYYGRGPIQISFNYNYGPAGRAIGSDLLNNPDLVATDATISFKTALWFWMTPQSPKPSCHDVITGRWTPSNADRAAGRLPGYGVTTNIINGGLECGKGSDARVADRIGFYKRYCDLLGVSYGDNLDCYNQSPFT, from the exons ATGAAGGCCTTGTTGTTGGTCATCTTTACCCTGGCCTCGTCCCTCGGCGCCTTCGCCGAGCAATGCGGAAGGCAAGCCGGGGGGGCTCTCTGCCCCGGCGGGCTGTGCTGTAGCCAGTTCGGCTGGTGCGGTAACACGGATCCATACTGCGGCAAAGATTGCCAGAGCCAATGCGGCGGTAGCGGCGGTAGCGGCGGTGGCAGCGGTGGCAGCGTTGGCTCGATCATCAGCTCCTCCCTCTTCGAGCAGATGCTGAAGCATCGCAACGACGCAGCCTGCCCCGGCAAGGGCTTCTACACGTACAACGCCTTCATCGCCGCCGCCAACTCCTTCAGCGGGTTCGGGACGACCGGCGACGACGCCACGAAGAAGAGGGAGATCGCGGCTTTCTTGGCGCAGACGTCTCACGAGACGACAG GTGGGTGGGCGACGGCGCCCGATGGTCCGTACGCGTGGGGTTACTGCTTCGTCCAGGAACAGAACCCCCCATCGGACTACTGCGTCGCCAGCTCGCAGTGGCCGTGCGCTGCAGGCAAGAAGTACTACGGCCGAGGCCCCATCCAAATCTCATT CAACTACAACTACGGGCCGGCCGGGAGAGCCATCGGCTCCGACCTGCTCAACAACCCAGACCTGGTGGCCACCGACGCGACCATCTCGTTCAAGACGGCTCTGTGGTTCTGGATGACTCCTCAGTCGCCCAAGCCGTCGTGCCACGACGTGATAACCGGGAGGTGGACGCCATCCAACGCCGACCGGGCGGCCGGAAGGCTTCCGGGCTACGGTGTCACCACCAACATCATCAATGGAGGGTTGGAGTGCGGGAAAGGGTCCGATGCCAGGGTGGCGGATAGGATCGGCTTCTACAAGAGGTACTGCGACTTGCTGGGGGTGAGCTACGGAGACAACTTGGACTGCTACAACCAGAGTCCCTTTACTTAG